A DNA window from Trichosurus vulpecula isolate mTriVul1 chromosome 2, mTriVul1.pri, whole genome shotgun sequence contains the following coding sequences:
- the LOC118836109 gene encoding 40S ribosomal protein S14-like, with protein MAPRKGKEKKEEQVISLGPQVEEGENVFGVCHIFASFNDTFVHVTDLSGKETICRVTGGMKVKADRDESSPYAAMLAAQDVAQRCKELGITALHIKLRATGGNRTKTPGPGAQSALRALAHSGMKIGHIEDVTPIPSDSTCRKGGRSGRRL; from the coding sequence ATGGCACCTcgcaaggggaaggaaaagaaagaagagcaggTCATCAGCCTTGGACCTCAAgttgaagaaggagagaatgtgtTTGGTGTCTGCCATATCTTTGCTTCCTTCAACGACACCTTTGTCCATGTGACTGATCTCTCTGGCAAAGAAACCATCTGCCGGGTGACTGGTGGAATGAAGGTCAAGGCTGACAGAGACGAATCTTCTCCCTATGCTGCTATGTTGGCTGCTCAGGATGTTGCCCAGAGATGTAAAGAACTAGGCATCACTGCCCTTCACATCAAACTTCGGGCCACAGGGGGAAATAGGACTAAGACCCCTGGCCCTGGTGCACAGTCAGCCCTGAGAGCTCTGGCACATTCTGGAATGAAGATTGGGCATATTGAAGATGTCACTCCAATCCCCTCTGACAGCACTTGCAGAAAGGGTGGTCGCAGTGGTCGCCGTCTGTGA